A genomic stretch from Flavobacterium nitratireducens includes:
- a CDS encoding ABC transporter substrate-binding protein: protein MEKYTLIDDLGTEHVFDKVPQRIVSLVPSQTELLVDLGLESKLLGITKFCIHPTHLRKEKVVVGGTKQVDFEKIKSLAPDIVIANKEENTREIVETLRTLCPVWVTDIKCVEDNFKMISDFGQLFHCIPEAETLNAKIRFSLNTFTSFIAEKPFRKVAYFIWKNPYMVAGSANYINALLQLNRFENVFDNQSRYPVVTPEEIRAVKKIDYLLLSSEPYPFKEKDAVEMAAISPSAKVILVDGEMFSWHGSRLLKAFEYFMSLH, encoded by the coding sequence TTGGAAAAATATACATTAATTGACGATTTAGGAACGGAGCATGTTTTTGATAAAGTGCCTCAAAGAATTGTTTCTTTAGTTCCTTCTCAAACAGAGTTGTTAGTCGATTTAGGTTTGGAGTCTAAGCTGCTAGGAATTACTAAGTTTTGTATCCATCCTACGCATTTACGTAAAGAGAAAGTTGTGGTAGGAGGAACTAAACAAGTTGATTTTGAAAAAATAAAAAGTTTGGCGCCTGATATTGTTATAGCAAACAAAGAAGAGAACACTCGGGAAATTGTCGAAACGCTTAGAACCTTATGTCCTGTTTGGGTTACTGATATTAAGTGTGTTGAAGATAATTTTAAGATGATAAGTGATTTTGGGCAATTGTTTCATTGTATTCCAGAGGCTGAAACATTGAATGCTAAAATTCGGTTTTCTTTAAATACATTTACGTCGTTTATCGCAGAAAAGCCTTTTAGAAAAGTTGCTTATTTTATCTGGAAAAATCCCTATATGGTTGCTGGTTCGGCTAATTATATTAATGCTTTATTGCAATTGAACCGTTTTGAAAATGTTTTTGACAATCAATCCAGATATCCTGTAGTGACTCCTGAGGAAATAAGAGCTGTAAAAAAAATAGATTATCTATTGTTGTCCTCCGAGCCTTATCCTTTCAAAGAAAAAGATGCCGTAGAAATGGCGGCTATAAGCCCATCGGCAAAAGTAATATTGGTTGATGGTGAAATGTTTTCATGGCACGGTAGCCGATTATTGAAAGCATTTGAATATTTTATGAGTTTGCACTAA
- the pyrF gene encoding orotidine-5'-phosphate decarboxylase, with protein sequence MTTKELIEQINLKKSFLCVGLDVDLNKIPESFLELEDPIFEFNKAIIDATHDVAVAYKPNIAFFEAYGLKGWMSLQKTIDYINSNYPEIFTIADAKRGDIGNTSSMYAKAFFEDLNFDSITVAPYMGKDSVEPFLAFEDKHTIMLALTSNEGAFDFQTLEVEGKELYKKVLETSKTWKNSENLMYVVGATKAEYFTEIRKIVPDSFLLVPGVGAQGGSLSEVCKYGMNTNVGLLVNSSRAIIYASKGADFAEKARQEAVKMQQEMQNIMAAIN encoded by the coding sequence ATGACTACAAAGGAATTAATTGAGCAAATTAACTTGAAAAAATCGTTTCTATGCGTAGGTTTAGATGTCGATTTAAATAAAATCCCTGAAAGTTTTTTAGAATTAGAAGATCCTATTTTTGAATTTAATAAAGCAATTATTGATGCGACTCATGATGTAGCAGTTGCTTACAAACCTAATATTGCTTTTTTTGAGGCTTATGGTTTAAAAGGATGGATGTCTTTACAAAAAACAATTGATTATATTAATTCAAACTATCCTGAAATTTTTACCATTGCCGATGCCAAACGCGGTGATATAGGTAATACTTCTTCAATGTATGCCAAAGCTTTTTTTGAGGATTTGAATTTTGATAGTATTACAGTAGCTCCTTATATGGGGAAGGATTCAGTAGAGCCATTTCTAGCTTTTGAAGATAAACATACCATCATGTTAGCATTAACCTCTAATGAGGGAGCCTTTGATTTTCAAACATTAGAAGTAGAGGGAAAAGAATTATACAAAAAGGTTTTAGAAACATCTAAGACTTGGAAAAATTCAGAGAATTTGATGTATGTGGTTGGTGCTACAAAGGCAGAATATTTTACTGAAATTAGAAAAATTGTTCCAGATAGCTTTTTGCTTGTTCCAGGAGTAGGAGCGCAAGGAGGTAGTTTGTCTGAAGTTTGTAAATACGGAATGAATACGAATGTTGGACTATTAGTGAATTCGTCAAGAGCTATTATTTATGCATCAAAAGGAGCTGATTTTGCCGAAAAGGCAAGACAGGAAGCTGTAAAAATGCAACAAGAAATGCAAAATATTATGGCAGCTATTAATTAA